In Aphelocoma coerulescens isolate FSJ_1873_10779 chromosome 23, UR_Acoe_1.0, whole genome shotgun sequence, a genomic segment contains:
- the LOC138122043 gene encoding interferon alpha-inducible protein 27-like protein 2 isoform X2, whose translation MGVRHRGKGAATGAAAQEAVSAKMSKKKPTPDEEPKKETISDEESGEEIPSDEPKKETISDEESREETTPGDEAKDEAGSGKKRKVIGAAIGATVGAAVALVGIPLFIGALGFTGAGIAAGSIAAKMMSAAAIANGGGVAAGSAVAVLQSVGAAGFSIGAKIGLTSALGTVGGASGAWLSRCKKPPSDKPKKK comes from the exons ATGG GTGTGAGACACAGAGGCAAAGgagctgccactggagctgctgcccaagAAG CAGTCTCTGCCAAGATGTCCAAGAAGAAGCCAACTCCGGATGAGGAACCCAAGAAGGAGACAATTTCAGATGAGGAATCTGGGGAGGAGATTCCTAGTGATGAACCTAAGAAGGAGACAATTTCAGATGAGGAATCTAGGGAGGAGACAACTCCTGGTGATGAAGCCAAGGATGAGGCTGGTTCAG GGAAGAAACGGAAAGTCATTGGAGCTGCCATTGGAGCCACAGTGGGAGCAG cagtggcACTGGTTGGCATCCCGCTGTTCATCGGCGCACTGGGGTTCACAGGAGCTGGCATCGCCGCTGGCTCCATTGCTGCCAAGATGATGTCGGCAGCTGCCATCGCCAACGGCGGCGGAGTGGCCGCCGGCAGCGCCGTGGCCGTGCTGCAGTCGGTCG gagctgcaggtttCTCTATTGGTGCCAAAATTGGGCTGACATCTGCCCTGGGCACAGTTGGTGGAGCAAGCGGTGCCTGGCTGTCCAGGTGTAAGAAACCTCCAAGTGACAAACCCAAGAAAAAATAA
- the LOC138122043 gene encoding interferon alpha-inducible protein 27-like protein 2B isoform X1, translated as MGGQRQKEGTFGTDGVSLLHVKGPCSPGGVRHRGKGAATGAAAQEAVSAKMSKKKPTPDEEPKKETISDEESGEEIPSDEPKKETISDEESREETTPGDEAKDEAGSGKKRKVIGAAIGATVGAAVALVGIPLFIGALGFTGAGIAAGSIAAKMMSAAAIANGGGVAAGSAVAVLQSVGAAGFSIGAKIGLTSALGTVGGASGAWLSRCKKPPSDKPKKK; from the exons ATGGGTGGACAGAGGCAGAAGGAGGGGACATTTGGAACTGATGGTGTTTCTCTGCTCCATGTGAAGggaccctgctctcctggag GTGTGAGACACAGAGGCAAAGgagctgccactggagctgctgcccaagAAG CAGTCTCTGCCAAGATGTCCAAGAAGAAGCCAACTCCGGATGAGGAACCCAAGAAGGAGACAATTTCAGATGAGGAATCTGGGGAGGAGATTCCTAGTGATGAACCTAAGAAGGAGACAATTTCAGATGAGGAATCTAGGGAGGAGACAACTCCTGGTGATGAAGCCAAGGATGAGGCTGGTTCAG GGAAGAAACGGAAAGTCATTGGAGCTGCCATTGGAGCCACAGTGGGAGCAG cagtggcACTGGTTGGCATCCCGCTGTTCATCGGCGCACTGGGGTTCACAGGAGCTGGCATCGCCGCTGGCTCCATTGCTGCCAAGATGATGTCGGCAGCTGCCATCGCCAACGGCGGCGGAGTGGCCGCCGGCAGCGCCGTGGCCGTGCTGCAGTCGGTCG gagctgcaggtttCTCTATTGGTGCCAAAATTGGGCTGACATCTGCCCTGGGCACAGTTGGTGGAGCAAGCGGTGCCTGGCTGTCCAGGTGTAAGAAACCTCCAAGTGACAAACCCAAGAAAAAATAA
- the LOC138122043 gene encoding interferon alpha-inducible protein 27-like protein 2A isoform X3, whose amino-acid sequence MSKKKPTPDEEPKKETISDEESGEEIPSDEPKKETISDEESREETTPGDEAKDEAGSGKKRKVIGAAIGATVGAAVALVGIPLFIGALGFTGAGIAAGSIAAKMMSAAAIANGGGVAAGSAVAVLQSVGAAGFSIGAKIGLTSALGTVGGASGAWLSRCKKPPSDKPKKK is encoded by the exons ATGTCCAAGAAGAAGCCAACTCCGGATGAGGAACCCAAGAAGGAGACAATTTCAGATGAGGAATCTGGGGAGGAGATTCCTAGTGATGAACCTAAGAAGGAGACAATTTCAGATGAGGAATCTAGGGAGGAGACAACTCCTGGTGATGAAGCCAAGGATGAGGCTGGTTCAG GGAAGAAACGGAAAGTCATTGGAGCTGCCATTGGAGCCACAGTGGGAGCAG cagtggcACTGGTTGGCATCCCGCTGTTCATCGGCGCACTGGGGTTCACAGGAGCTGGCATCGCCGCTGGCTCCATTGCTGCCAAGATGATGTCGGCAGCTGCCATCGCCAACGGCGGCGGAGTGGCCGCCGGCAGCGCCGTGGCCGTGCTGCAGTCGGTCG gagctgcaggtttCTCTATTGGTGCCAAAATTGGGCTGACATCTGCCCTGGGCACAGTTGGTGGAGCAAGCGGTGCCTGGCTGTCCAGGTGTAAGAAACCTCCAAGTGACAAACCCAAGAAAAAATAA